Below is a genomic region from Brassica rapa cultivar Chiifu-401-42 chromosome A08, CAAS_Brap_v3.01, whole genome shotgun sequence.
AGTTAAGAACCGTTTTGTTTCTCTTGGAAGAAATTTGGTTAGAAtcagtttcaaatatttttttaagagcTTTAGTAATAAACAGTTTCATAACTTTAGAAGTTAGAGACATTACCTTTGTAAAAATATTCCAAAATTTTGGAAACCAAGACTAATGCTCCATTTTGCTATACCCAGATCTAGCCCAGCTTAGAATTATGCCTAGACATGTatgcttaatatattttttatattaggcCAATATGACTTATGGTGACTTGATAATTCAATAGTATGCTCGTTATACGATCAATATGATAGTAttgtttttaccaaaaaaaaaaaaaaattgatagtaTTGCTTTTCAGTCATTGGGTGACAACGTGattgtcaaaaataaaaatcattataaCGAACGGTTGGaaatttgtttttcattttcaacTAGTATATGGTTAGTACGGGTCTGAATTGAATACCacgagtttatcataaatttagaATGTACAAGAAAGAAACTAAAATGACAATGATTTGTGTTTTTAAGAGAAAAACAATGATTTACTTTAGTCTTCAAGCTTCTCTCCTGTCTACAAGACCGATCCTGAGCACTGTTATGTGAAACATTTGCAACAGATCCATAaattttttgacaaaaattatatagatataaaccctcaaaaaataatttttaagtcCCAGATAAAAATAAGACATTGTCACAGTTACTAAAAATAATGGCCGtttgacgtaaaaaaaaaaattcaagtagcAAAGAGAAGAAGGCCTATAAGTAGGAGACTGTTAAAGATACGGTTCAGCGAATTTGTCTCGAGACTAACAAAGATGCATCGCCTTTCAAAATGGATTACATCCCATTTTATGTAGTATTTtctatcaaaaaaatatatttaaagtatctaatctattaaaacagagtCCTATTTGAATTTTATCATGGCATGTTTTAAATTTGGACTTATTAAACATGTTGTGACCATGTTAAAAACAGATTTCTTATAcaatcttaaaataatatatttttgtatcaaCCTAATAATATCCTTAAATAAAAAGTGACGCAAACTCATATCGTCATTcgattctttttttattattatttgtaattgaattttaaaatcagGAAACCTAATTTCAATTTCTGGGTTGTGTCTCCAAAGGAAGGAATATGATATCTCAATTCTTGAATCAGACTGGGTTGTGGATATCAGTTTGTTCTGTCGGAAGCTCCCGAAGATACATGACCCTTGGTAAAATCATGGCTGGGAACAAAGccaagaaaaatcaaaacttttcacagattcttgagaagattgaagcaGAAGGACACTTCTTTCAGTGGCAACAAAAGTTTATATCGGGCAtgtaaaacaaacaaatcattttttcttttcgaaaTGTTCTGCGTGTAAATACATGTTTGATCATCAAATAATCAACCAGTCAACTCGGATTGACTCTGTTTAGTTTATGTGACTTGGACGTGGACTGTCCTATAGTATGATTTTTCATTACGAACCAAAGACTTGGCTGTGGTTTAATATGTTTCTCGAACGATCTGTTGAATATTTTTCAGTATTTGTGGGTTTTAAATTTAAGCTGCGTTTAGACTCCTTGGGCCTCTTGTGACGGGTTTGGATTTAAACTGGAGATCCACTTATTGATTATGACAATTGTGTGGTGGAGTGTAACAGGTACTACTCAATGTACAAACATGTGGAGAAACTAGCACAAGAGATTAGGAAAGGTGCTGCTCCTGGTGATGGTGTCAATGCCAAACTTTGGCAGGTCAGTCAGTGCTCTCTTTACTCGGTTTTCTATGAAACATTTCTGACAATTCTAGGCTACAATGAGACACAGAAACTGACCATGAAATCTTTGAAACAGAATAGGAGTTGAAGTTAAAAacaagttcttatgtctgaatGAAACAGGGAATACATTtctactatatttttatttacggtGAATGTCTCTGGTACCTGTCAAGAAAAAACACTTAGCTCAATGCTTCAGTATGAAAGTGTCAAAATAactcaaaaaacaaaaatctcacTGATGCATGTTTTCAGCTGCCTTAAATTTAACTTGCATCCTCTCAAATAAATAAGAAGACATTCATACTGAAGCATCGAGCTAAGTGTTTTTTCTTGACAGGTACCAGAGACGCTCCAAGAAGATGTGCTCTCTAAAATGAGTTCACCTCTAAAGAGTGATGCTCATCTTATCACCCCCAACGACCTAGCCGAGGCTGATGAGTTTGTATTTTGCTTCTCAAAAAGGTTCGGTATGATGGCTGCTCAGTTCAAGGCATTCTTAGATGAAACTGGTGGCCTCTGGAGGACTCAACAACTTGCTGGTAAGCCAGCCAGAATCTTCTACAGCACCGAGTCTCAAGGTGGTGGTCAAGAAACCATGGTGTAAGTTTCTTTGCTCAATCCAAAACAACACTTCATCAAAGACACTTGCGTCAGTTTTTACGTTTTAGAGTTTTACTTGGTGTTGTCATTGATTTCTAAcacaattttgtttttggaatcTTTGTAAGCAGGAGGCAAAAACTATATTCAGACCAActctatatttataaatcttgatCTCATGCCAGTTAAGCAAACATAAGAATTTTTTatctcatttttttatttatttctaaacATAAGAATCAAGATACATGTTTACAACTACATATTTGGTTGCTAATGACATTTATAGCATATGGTGAGTTGGTTTTTCGTCGCTTTTAACTCATTTTTTAGTTAAATGATGAAttttaacttttctttttatcaaaGTTAACTTGGAGCGCCTGAGTAAGATAATAACACTATCATACAAATTCTACTAATCCCTTTGATGAACCCGACAAAACATCAAGAAAATACAAAACCAAATATTGCCCATATAAGTGCGTAAAATTTTTTTTCGAACCACTAAAAATGTAGTTACCTAGATCAGAATCAAAATCGAAAATTTCATATCCTATTCTTGAATAGATCCAAAAATTATATCGGTTTCTAACACTGTTatttgaaccaaaccaaaccaagatAACTAATTTGATACCAAATCATAATTCATAAATAACTAAATGGCTCTTATATTTTTTGAACCCAAAACCACAACTAAATCAGAATCaaactgaaaacaaaaaataatccgaaagtaaacaaaaaaacaaacgtCTATGCCTAAACAATTTAGTGAACAAAACATACATGTTACTAAATTTGTCTAACACATAATAATttcgcgctttcaaagcgcggataCTATCCtagtttactttaaaaaaaagaaagtttacTCAAACATtacatatttttagaaaacaatTGACTAAAACcatacaaaattttttttattactgttATTTTTTTATACCAAACGTGCTCTTTTTTATGTTATGAGAAAAAACGTATTTACAAGAATACCATTACTATTTAGTGCCACATAAGCAAAAATCCGGCGCCATCCATGTTTTCATTAAGTTAGCCGTAAAGCGCTATATACGTcgttacggctgagttattgCTATGTTGCGGCTGAATTAAACAACGCGGCTGACTTAAGAAAAAACAGCTGACTTAAGAACATAAGTCAGCTGTTAGTTACGACTGATTTACAGAAATCTGGCTGATTTATGGGATAACGACTGACTTACGTACACGCGTTACGGCTGACTTATACATCGGCGATTTGATTTCTGGAAAATTTGGTTGAGTTATAGTTAAGACATGGCTGAGTTATTTTCCACGGCTGAGTTAATGAACATCGACTGGCTGAGTTATTGAATTTACGACCGACTTATGGGATGttgttacggctgagttatattAGTCAGCTATAATTGGATGGATTAACAGTAAACTCAGCTTATTTACGACTGACTTATTAGAgaaagattaattactagaataACATTCGTTTGATGGCTGATTTATTTGACGATACGGCTGACTTATGATTTTGCATCCTAATTACGGCTGATTTAttagtaaaaaattaattactgAAATTGTATCCACGTTTCGGCTGACTTACATTGTACATGAGGGCTGATTTATTTAGGATGAGTTATATATTCGTTTGACGGCTGACTAACTAATTTTCCATGTCTTCAACTCGGATTTGCCATGTCATCACTAGTCTAATGTTACAACAGTAAAATAAGGGTCTATGTTATCTTTATTCTTCATCTTTTTTATCTATCTTCTTCATCTATCTTCTTCATTttattcttcatctttctctgAGATCTTATGGATCTGGTAATTATTGTTTCCGCAACTAGATCTATAaatatagatttaaaaaaattgaatctgAGACAGATCTACTGCAGTCGTCGTCGTTTTCGATGATGATCGGTTAAAGAGAAGTTTCCTCTCTTCCGGTGTCATGTATTTACTTTTTAATGAGCTTGTAACGTTGCCGTATTTACTTTTTAATCTTCTTGTCTACATACTCTGATTGATATAAGTTCACTCTTTATCTTTGAAAACAGTTAAGCTTATCAAAGATAAGACAATGAAGAGATCAAAAAAGTTTATGACTTTATCAATTCATGTCTCAAGACGATGATGGTTTGTTCAACGCAAAATCTTCCAAGCAAGCTTTCTCATTAGGACAACGATCAGCATGAATGTTTTACTGATGAACAATTACTGAAATAGTTCCAGCTACAGCTCTATCAGTTTCTACAACTACCACATTATTAGAAACCTCTGTCACTGCACTCGCAACAATCTGTCCCGACCGAACCAAAAACGAATGCTGGTAATGGTTTATCCGGTTAGGGAATACCAAGACATGTGAAAAGTCAACGACCCATCTTGTCCCATTACCATAAACCTTTGACTTCCCTATCGTTGACTTCAACATCATCCCTGATATGTTGTTCTGATCAATCACAACTTGATCAATCTCATGAAAATTTCCTTTCACTTTCACGATGGGgaaattttttcttgatttactCCTAAACATGTTGTTGACGATGTTTAACCCGGAGATCTTCCCGTGTACCGATCTCAACACGATGTTCGCATCTCCTATGAAGAGAGCGTTTGTGACATGAACGTGAACAGGATCTTCAATGACTATACCTGTGTAATCAAGATAACAATTGTCTATCCTCGTTAAATGTGACTTCACTGGTATGCCGATTCCACCGAACCATGTGGCCTTATTGTAGCAATGCACTCCCGTGACCATATTGGCCTCGCCACTCAAAGAGATACCGATCCCAGCGGAGAAGATTACTACATCAGTAATGGCGTTATCGGTGCTAGAGAGATCGATTCCCGTCCCGGAGAATGATGGTTCTTTTTTGTCTCCCCCTACTGTTGAATGTTGTCCGAAGAAGGAGTTTGAAATGTATGTCTCGTGGCCTCCCTTGACGTTAACCCCCTGTGTTGTGAAATGGAGGAAGTAGCAATTGGTTATACGGATACGAGCTGAGTTGATTACCAAAATTCCCCCTCCTCTGAAGCTTGAGTCGAATAGAATGTCTCGAAAAGTCACGTCCTCGAAGAAGATCCCGTAGTTTGGTGGGACGAGTTCGATAAGATGCCGGTTACCAGGAAACACGTTCGATGCTCGGAAAGTCCCACCTTTTACCTTATTTACACCAATAAATAGATAAAGATTCAAACATGTTTTTTGTAAAATGTGAaaattttatactaattttatatttttgaccaAAATTACAAGATGACTAGTAACTGAAAAAAACGCAACTAGGAAACAATCAGAAACAAAACTACCACTAAACAAGGACTAATATAAGATTGGGGATGATGTTAGGGATGGACAAATTACTTGTTACCCGTTATGTATTCACTACTTAGTCTCTACTTGACTCGTGAAATTGGGCACTTGTTTTGACCAAGTCGAATATTAAGTAATTTGTTTACATTGCTTACAAGTAGTATTAGATAGTATCATTTagtaccaaaataaaaataattatttgacgTTGTTggtttgttaattatttttactaaagacaaaaatatattttcctgaATTATAGTAAACAATTTGTTTATATTTCCATTTCCTGAATATATTTCCCAACAAATCGAGTactaaatatatcaaaaataccAAATAATTGGTTTGTACCCACCTCTAGAAGATGTTATGAATCAACGactaatatttataatattaggAATTTATTTTCTTGACCAAATAATATTACGAATTTAGGGATGATGTTATGGGTAAAACAAtgggaaaattggaaaaatggGACACTTTGAACTTTTATTTGTCACAATAGGATTTCTGATATTTTGGACAATTCTGGACATATTTTACccttttttaatagaaaaaatagtaaactgaattttaaaaatgttaaaaaatatcaaaactattggaaacataagtatgacaatatatatgtttaaattgtttttttttttaaaatgaatcatattttatttcatcTTCTAGCTACAGTTATAATACTCATTCTGGTCATCTACTTAGTCTAGAATTCGGCTACTAATGTTTATACATAGATATATCTTTGGTATACAACGTAACCtatcttttcttatatattctaACCAAAGCTAGGTTACGTTACgttataatcaagaaagatgtcTTTCTTATACCTTTAGCTTGGTTACGACATGTAGCCACAATGCGTTGATATACCCTATCTATATTTGGAGCCATGATGTGGTCTGCCTTTTACCTTATGTGGCGCCTAGGGAAGAATATGTTTCACATCTACTCTACTGTGTTCTGACTTACATAGGTTATACATTCTACAGGAAATCCgaaaaatatggaaacttcCATAATCGGTTAAAGATGTTTCCTAAATCTAAACTAAATCTTCCCTAAATATCTCCAAGAATATTTTCTCCCACGTTTTTCTCCTTCTCCCACGATCTTTTGTCGTCGTTCTTtgtgtttctctcttcttcatcgacataatcatctctcttttctctatcaataCAACATGGTTCTAATCTATGTCAAATCGGGTGAATGGATGTGTAGTCGCGGTGATGACTGGAGTTTCGTGGTAGACAAAGAAAGGCGTGGTCGAATGGTAACATTAGCAACTACTACTACGTTGAAGCAGCTCAAGATAATGGTGTGTGAGGATTATGGGGTGGACCATAATGCCATTAATGCCGAGTTCAGTTATTCGTTGTTGAATCAAAAAGGGAATCCTCCTATTATTATCACCAATGATCGGCAAGCATCTAATTTTGTGGGCTATGCAAAGAGGGAATCGTCTACTACCTTGTGTGTGATGTTCTCTGTTTCCGGTGTAAATCAAAAGGAACGAGTCAATATCGATTTGAATAAGGAGCCTTGCGATTCAAGTAatgttgaggatgaagaagttcCTGAGATAAATCGAGCAGAGTTTGTCAAGCCGTCAAAGGAGTCTTTTGTTAAAAGAACGAATCATGTCGCTGCAGATGGTTGCGGTCCTTTAAGGAGTGAAAACATTGAACTTTTTCAAAACAATGGAGACAGTGATAAGGATGGTCGAGCTTGGAGAGGAG
It encodes:
- the LOC103834330 gene encoding probable NAD(P)H dehydrogenase (quinone) FQR1-like 1, with the translated sequence MAGNKAKKNQNFSQILEKIEAEGHFFQWQQKFISGMYYSMYKHVEKLAQEIRKGAAPGDGVNAKLWQVPETLQEDVLSKMSSPLKSDAHLITPNDLAEADEFVFCFSKRFGMMAAQFKAFLDETGGLWRTQQLAGKPARIFYSTESQGGGQETMV
- the LOC103834145 gene encoding polygalacturonase QRT3-like codes for the protein MAPNIDRVKGGTFRASNVFPGNRHLIELVPPNYGIFFEDVTFRDILFDSSFRGGGILVINSARIRITNCYFLHFTTQGVNVKGGHETYISNSFFGQHSTVGGDKKEPSFSGTGIDLSSTDNAITDVVIFSAGIGISLSGEANMVTGVHCYNKATWFGGIGIPVKSHLTRIDNCYLDYTGIVIEDPVHVHVTNALFIGDANIVLRSVHGKISGLNIVNNMFRSKSRKNFPIVKVKGNFHEIDQVVIDQNNISGMMLKSTIGKSKVYGNGTRWVVDFSHVLVFPNRINHYQHSFLVRSGQIVASAVTEVSNNVVVVETDRAVAGTISVIVHQ